CCCGGGAAGAAGACCTCTCCCCGGGGGAAGGAGGACCGCCTCGCGGCCGGGAAGACCCCCGCTCCCCTGGTCGGGGGCGCCTCCCCGCCCGGAGAGGAGaacgccccccgaccccggaggAAGACCGCCCCCGTCGCGAAGGAGGACGCCCCCCGACCCGGGAAggaggcctccccctccccggaggcGAACGCTTGCTTCAGTCAGGATGACggtccccccggggacccccgcgaCCGGGAGATGTCCCGCAAGGTGCGCCGCTCCTACAGCCGGCTGGCGGCCGcgggccccacctccaccccgggCCGCCGCTCCTTCTTCGGCTTCGAGGCGCTGCTGGCGGCCGAGGAGCTGGCGGGGCTCTCGCCGGTCGGGGACGGGCCGCCGGCCCGGAGCCCGGCCgagcccgccggcccccgggagcCCGACGCGCACATTCCGGGCGTCGCCCTGGTCAAGGAGAAACGCCGGAAAAGGAAGGTGCCGGAGATCTTGGTGAGTCctgccgtcccctcccctcccctcgccacccCGGGCCCGGTCGTACTGTCGATGCCACCCGTCACCGTGGCACTCGTTAGGTGACGGTGACatccggtcggtcggtcggtcgtatttattgagcgcttactttgcgcacaCCGTACTTagtactgcatttattgagcgcttacttcttgCCCCGCTGTTGCTCGTTTGTTTCATTAATTTTTCTAGTAAGTAGTTGGCACGCTGCACTAAGCTCTcggggagagtacgctgtaaaagtaaacagacacgttcccttcccacaacaaggttacaggctAGACGGATTTCCGTTAGGCGCTCACGACGGTGCCGCTCGttgcactgagcgccggggtggatgcaaggaaatcagaccggacgcagtccctgtcccacgtggggctcacggtctcagtccccattttacggaggagggcaACGAAGCGACGTGCCCCAGGGCACCCGGCAgacggggcagagtcgggattagaactcctgaccttctgactcccaagcccacgctctagccaccgtgtattccagtgcttactgtgtgacaagcacttctccgatggctggggtagatacaagctcatcaggatggacacggtacccctccccccccccccacgtggggctcgcagtctcgatccgcATTTGGaagtgagggaaccggggcccagaaaagtcacgtggctcgcccaaggtcccacggcagacgagcggcagagctgggattagaagccaggcccgggctccacccactaggccccgcGGCTTCCCAGGGGCCGACCGGGGTGAAGCACGGCCCCCGGACGCTGGGGCAGAtcgaagataatcgggtcggacgtagcgtccggcccacgtggggctcaccgtccgaggcgggggggggggggggcgacggctACTTCGTCCCCATtgagcagaggaggaaaccgaggcgccacGGCctggcggctagagcacgggcccgcggGTCGGAGGTCCGTGGCTTCCGATCgccgctccgctgcttgtctgccgtgcggccAAGTCGCTGCCCTTTTCTCCGCCTCAGttcgctcctctgtaaaatggggatcgaggccgcgggccccaggtgggacgggggccgggccCAACCCCATTGGCCTGCATCCACCcgggcgcttagcgcagtgcccggcccggagtaagcgctcaacagacaccgcCGTTGTTATTAAACCGAGCGGTCTGCCCGAGACCTCTTCCCCGGGTGAGCCCGTCGGATCGGCTCCGGTGGGTTCCGGGGAGAAGGCGGCGTTGCTGGTGGCCCGGGGACGAAGGTGACGGTCGGCTTTTCGCCATCCCTTCCCGGATtgggcccggacccccggggaccccgggagaAAACTCGAGGCCAAGCCTGCCCCCCGGGAACCTACCGCTTAACACGGGGGGAGCGAGCGGACCCAAATCGCAGAGTGACCGTAGGTGGGTATAAATGATTAAAACGAACCCGCCAAGGAACGACGATAGTGAtagcggtatccgttaagcacctaccgtgtgccggacaccgtactaagcgcagggatggagacaagcggatggggtcggacaccgtccctgtccgacgcggggctccccgtctccgtccccgttttacggacgaggtgactgaggttcagagaagcgaagggactcgcccgcggtcacacagcagaccgaggGGCGGGTGcagggaggagagcggggggggggggggggtgtcagtcagggagggcctcttggaagaggcggAGGCTCGCCCAGAGGACTCTGAagctgggaagggatggggtttgAGGGGGTGGGCGCGGAAGGGGGGACCTGAAAGGTGTGGGGGACGAGGGGGCGGAGACGGAGGGTGAAGAGCGAGGTTCGGGCAGTGCCGAGAGCAGATTGGGGGTGAGGAGCACGGAAGAGtcggtggaggggatggattcggTCAGTCGGGAGATCGAATGCGTgctgtccaccccccccccccccccgctagattgggagctcgttgtggccagggaatgtcactgtttattttcgtacggtactctcccgagcccttagtacagtgctccgcacagagtaagcgcgcgataaatactattaccggtctattcttcactccgctgcccggctcatcttcccgcagaaacgatccgggcatgtcactccccttcttaaacaactccagtggttgcctatcgacctccgctccaaacaaaaactcctcactctaggcttcgaggctctccgtcacctcgccccttcctacctctcctcccttctctctttctaccgcccaccccgcacgctccgctcctccgccgcccacctcctcgccgtccctcggtctcgcccgtcccgccgtcgacccctgggtcacgtcctcccgcggtcctggaacgccctccctcctcacctccgccaaaccgattctctttccctcttcaaaaccttacttaaaaatcacctcctccaagaggccttcccagactgagctcctcttccccctctactccctctgccatcccccctttacgtctccgcagctaaagcctcattttccccttttccctctgctcctccacctctcccttcccatccccacagcactgtacccgtccgctcgactgtctatattttcgttaccctatttattttgttaatgaattgtacatcgcctcgattctatttagtcgccatcggtttttacgagacgttcttccccttgacgctgtttagtgccattgttctcgtccgtccgtctcccccgatcagaccgtaagcccgtcaaacggcagggaccgtctctatctgttgccgacttgttcatcccaagcgcttagtacagtgctctgcacatagtaagcgctcaataaatactattgaatgaaatacaaccgactgactcgATACGATCGAGTGACGACCGGAAGGACTGCAGGCGAAGACGGGACGGTCCGGAGAAAAATAGTCGCAAAAAGTCGCCGTGAGTCAGGAACGAGTCCGGCGACCGACGAGAACCGCGTGCGGGGggctgcgctgagcgctcggcTGAGCCCggaaggggtggcggggagaggcgTCCCCCGCTCCTGACgggcctcccatctctctggtccCGGCAGAAATCGGAGCTGGACGAGTGGGCCGCCGCCATGAACGCCCAGTTTGAAGCCGCGGAGCAGTTCGACCTCCTGGTGGAATGAGGCGAGGCGGAGACTCGGAGCCGGGACCCTTCCCCTGTACATAGCCCCTCTGcggcctgccctcctcctccccggacccccggacccccggaccccgccgCCCGGGTGGAGGCGCTTGATTTCGGGTTTGAGAATAAAAGGAATATCGGTTTCTCGGGATGCCACGGGTCTCGTCCctcgggggggcgggcggtgctCGCCTCTCCGGATGGGTCACCGTCCACGGGGCAAAGCCCAACTCTGGAAgccctaatgatgatgattttggtatttgttaagcgcttactatgggccaaacgctgttctaagcgctgggtaggtaccaggtaattaagttgtcccaggtggggcgcacagtcttcatccccatttgacagacgaggtccctgaggaacagggaaggaacttgccccaagtcacaccgccgacaggtggcggagccgggattcgaacccacgacctctgacccccaaacccgggccctttccattgagccacgctgcttctcagtacctgTCCCCTACCTGTtcggcagcggggctcagcggaaagagcccgggcctgggaatcagaggtcgtgggtttgaatcccggctctgccccttagccgtgtgactttgggcgggtcacctcacttgtctgggcctcggtgacctcatcgggaaaacgggggtgaagaccgtgagccccacgtgcgacaacccgatgaccctgtatctaccccggggcttagaacagggcttggcgcacagtaagcgcttaataaataccgtcgttatCACTGTTATCACTGTCACCCGACCCAGGCTGGAGCCCGTTGGTTTTTTCACGTGGCTTTGTTTCGTTTTAAACGGGGGGTCTACGGAGAAGGTAAGGGGAGTCTCCTTCCCCACCGGCCTGTCAGGGTGCTTTGTTCCGGGCTGACTGGGGTGGGGGTCCTTTATGgaatcggttaagcgcttactccgtgccaggccccgtactgagcgctggggcagttacaagctaatggggttggacccagtcccacgtggggctcccggtcttcatccccatttcacagacgagggagccgagaggcccagagaagccaagtgactcgcccggggtcacgcggccgacgggtggcggagcccgggattagaacccgggctccttgggactcccgggcctgtgttccgcccactgggccgcgctgcttctcggttggaacagtgctccgcacgtagtaagcgctcaacaaatggcaGCAGAGGCCAGCCCGTCCTGCGGCTGCGTGAGTCCGGCGGGCGGCgccccggccggcctcccctcctcccctggacgcggccctccgcctccctctctcctcctccaactccccccgcccgcccccccgcgctGGCCCCG
This portion of the Ornithorhynchus anatinus isolate Pmale09 chromosome 3, mOrnAna1.pri.v4, whole genome shotgun sequence genome encodes:
- the CDCA5 gene encoding sororin → MAAARRPIALTKIAARTPSAAPAAPDPPRRSLRIASPPGKENAPPPRKKTAPLAKSAASPPGKENAPQPERETKEDASPPGKKTSPRGKEDRLAAGKTPAPLVGGASPPGEENAPRPRRKTAPVAKEDAPRPGKEASPSPEANACFSQDDGPPGDPRDREMSRKVRRSYSRLAAAGPTSTPGRRSFFGFEALLAAEELAGLSPVGDGPPARSPAEPAGPREPDAHIPGVALVKEKRRKRKVPEILKSELDEWAAAMNAQFEAAEQFDLLVE